In the Pithys albifrons albifrons isolate INPA30051 chromosome 3, PitAlb_v1, whole genome shotgun sequence genome, one interval contains:
- the LOC139669204 gene encoding PHD finger protein 7-like, with translation MSDRTEEAPGVSDPACLLCKRSEADPDICGKKLERCGLCAHMFCLQGNERVGFLGFLPKDILLAVHRLAQKRCFICGQSGATITCCEMECDLSFHLPCAKEAGCVTQYITPYSSYCPAHRPQQAVEATLEPGTQCLICMEPVEDRKTFKTMVCPECKSTWFHRDCIQGQALSAGILAFQCPLCRGHREFLMDMFNVGIRIPFRLVSFCLAHNTGGCKSWPCTALGGPRSASHRSWKWHSGKGRDSPARCQGRRSSSVFLFPVRKPLWEEGNAFRDLGVRHHQCNARECLYPGGREEAEEEGPWEMLLCSSCAAEGTHKRCSNLTDSATSWECGSCAPLDTAPGNESELDIPDLGTQDSSSSTSPGPDLTQNGSCQQDPPIGSTSPHDRSRVRPSGIASRTRSQEETGTSRRQNCSRLQRQTPDRPGIVRGIPQAKPLPPTSKLRFIQPIQKAPPQKLPACTECWEAKPKGEHVGNIPQAKPLPPAGSFLKSMQPVKTLPWFPKSTQPVKTLP, from the exons ATGTCAGACAGGACAGAGGAAGCCCCCGGAGTGAGTGACCCAG CATGCCTGCTGTGTAAACGATCAGAGGCTGACCCGGACATCTGTGGGAAAAAACTTGAGAGAtgtgggctctgtgcccacatGTTCTGCCTG CAAGGGAATGAGCGGGTAGGATTCCTGGGCTTTCTCCCAAAGGATATCCTACTGGCTGTCCACCGGCTGGCACAGAAG CGCTGCTTCATCTGTGGCCAGAGCGGggccaccatcacctgctgtGAAATGGAGTGTGACCTGAGcttccacctgccctgtgccaaggaGGCTGGCTGTGTCACCCAGTACATTACACCGTACAG ctcctactgccctgcacacagaccacagcaggcagtggaggCGACTCTCGAGCCAGGCACCCAATGCCTCATCTGCATGGAGCCTGTGGAGGACAGAAAGACTTTCAAGACCATGGTGTGCCCAGAGTGCAAAAGCACCTGGTTCCACAGGGACTGCATCCAA ggacaggctctgtcTGCAGGTATTTTAGCCTTCCAGTGCCCCCTCTGCAGAGGCCATCGGGAATTTCTCATGGATATGTTCAATGTGGGGATCCGAATCCCCTTCAGGTTGGTGTCCTTCTGCCTGGCTCACAACACAGGAGGCTGCAAGTCTTGGCCCTGCACTGCTTTGGGAGGGCCACgttcagcttctcacaggagttggaaatggcacagtggaaagggcagggactcacctgccagatgccagggcaggcggagctcatcagttttccttttccctgtcagaaaGCCATTATGGGAGGAAGGCAATGCATTCAGGGACCTGGGAGTGAGGCACCACCAGTGCAATGCCAGAGAGTGTCTTtatccaggaggcagagaggaggcagaggaagaggg gccctgggaaatgctcctgtgcagctcctgtgctgccgaGGGTACCCACAAACGCTGCTCCAACCTGACAGACAGCGcaaccagctgggaatgtggcagttgtgctcctctggacacag CCCCCGGGAATGAGTCAGAGCTGGACATCCCTGacctgggcacacaggacagcagctcctccaccagtCCTGGGCCTGACCTCACACAAAatggctcctgccagcaag ATCCACCTATCGGGTCCACAAGTCCCCATGACAGGAGCCGCGTGAGACCATCAGGTATTGCGAGTCGCACACGTAGCCAGGAAGAAACAGGGACATCGCGCAGGCAAAACTGCTCCCGCCTGCAACGGCAGACGCCAGATCGACCTG GAATCGTCAGGGGGATCCCGCAGGCAAAACCGCTCCCTCCAACGTCAAAACTCAGATTCATCCAGCCTATCCAGAAGGCCCCACCCCAGAAGCTGCCCGCCTGCACCGAGTGCTGGGAGGCGAAACCGAAGGGAGAACACGTTGGGAACATCCCGCAGGCGAAACCACTCCCGCCAGCAGGGTCGTTCCTGAAATCCATGCAGCCAGTCAAGACGTTGCCCTGGTTCCCGAAATCCACGCAGCCAGTCAAGACCTTGCCCTGA